A genome region from Blautia coccoides includes the following:
- the tnpC gene encoding IS66 family transposase, with the protein MHLLLQQQEQLEALTKELHASNEKMQLLMEQVILGKQNRFGRPSEKMDDTNQISFREVDGSIVFFNEAEAVSDLSVSEPEDLELRSPKQSKRKGKKEADLSGLPIRRIDHYLSETELEEEFGEKGWKQLPDAISRKYHFVPAKVEVEEHHIGVYASKTDEHMVKADHPKSLLHGNLVSPSLAAAIINGKYVNAVPLYRLEQEFRRYGLQITRQHMANWCIRLGEEYLSVLYDHLHEELYSYHVIQADETPVLVNHDGRKAGSKSWMWVYRSGHLYHNRQIVLYEYQQTRNASHPREFLKGYDGICVTDGYQVYHTLEKELEELTIAGCWVHCRRRFDEALKLINKSHQKESGAFLLMKQIQAIYREEGKLNSLSSDERLKQRQAVIKPLVDAFFAYLKNIKVSRKDKFGDAVGYALNQEKYLRVFLTDGDVPIDNNASERAIRGFCIGKKNWQMIDTINGAKASAIIYSIVETAKANNLKPFDYVQYLLEEIPQHMDDTDCSFIEELLPWSEKLPAEIRKA; encoded by the coding sequence ATCCATCTGCTTTTACAACAGCAGGAACAGTTGGAAGCCTTAACAAAGGAACTTCATGCATCGAATGAAAAAATGCAGCTTCTGATGGAACAGGTAATCCTTGGTAAACAAAATCGTTTTGGCAGACCTTCTGAAAAGATGGATGATACCAATCAGATCAGTTTTCGCGAAGTGGATGGAAGCATCGTATTTTTTAACGAAGCCGAAGCTGTATCTGATCTTAGTGTATCAGAACCGGAAGATCTGGAACTCAGATCTCCAAAGCAGTCAAAACGCAAAGGAAAGAAAGAAGCGGATCTTTCCGGACTTCCGATCAGGCGGATCGACCACTATCTGTCCGAGACCGAATTGGAAGAAGAATTCGGTGAGAAGGGCTGGAAACAATTACCGGATGCGATCTCCAGAAAATATCATTTCGTGCCGGCAAAGGTGGAAGTGGAAGAACATCACATTGGTGTATATGCCAGCAAAACAGATGAACATATGGTCAAAGCAGACCATCCAAAGTCTCTGCTGCATGGAAATCTGGTATCCCCATCTTTGGCAGCTGCGATCATCAACGGTAAGTATGTGAATGCAGTACCACTCTATCGGTTAGAACAGGAATTCCGGCGCTATGGTCTTCAGATCACAAGGCAGCATATGGCAAACTGGTGCATCCGTCTCGGAGAAGAATATTTGTCGGTTCTTTATGATCATCTTCATGAAGAATTGTATTCCTATCATGTGATACAGGCAGATGAAACACCGGTGCTTGTAAACCATGATGGACGGAAAGCAGGTTCCAAAAGCTGGATGTGGGTATATCGTTCCGGACATCTATATCACAACCGCCAGATTGTCTTATATGAATATCAACAGACGAGAAATGCATCTCATCCACGGGAATTCCTGAAAGGGTATGATGGCATCTGTGTGACAGATGGATATCAGGTCTACCATACTTTAGAAAAGGAGTTGGAAGAACTGACGATTGCCGGCTGCTGGGTTCATTGCCGCCGCAGATTTGATGAAGCTTTGAAACTGATCAACAAATCGCATCAAAAGGAATCCGGGGCGTTTCTGCTGATGAAACAGATCCAGGCAATCTACCGGGAAGAAGGGAAGTTGAATTCCCTTTCTTCTGATGAACGGCTTAAGCAGCGGCAAGCGGTTATAAAACCACTTGTGGATGCGTTTTTTGCGTACCTGAAAAACATAAAGGTATCCAGAAAGGATAAATTTGGAGATGCCGTCGGTTATGCTCTGAACCAGGAAAAATATCTTCGGGTATTTCTCACAGATGGAGATGTTCCAATAGATAATAATGCATCCGAAAGGGCAATCCGGGGCTTTTGTATCGGGAAGAAAAATTGGCAGATGATAGATACAATTAATGGAGCCAAGGCTTCCGCAATCATTTATAGTATCGTAGAAACAGCAAAAGCCAACAATCTGAAGCCCTTTGATTATGTACAGTATCTCTTAGAAGAGATTCCACAACACATGGATGACACCGATTGTTCATTCATAGAAGAGCTTCTTCCATGGTCAGAAAAACTTCCAGCAGAAATCCGTAAAGCTTAA
- the tnpB gene encoding IS66 family insertion sequence element accessory protein TnpB (TnpB, as the term is used for proteins encoded by IS66 family insertion elements, is considered an accessory protein, since TnpC, encoded by a neighboring gene, is a DDE family transposase.), with translation MLNDGTGFKKVYIATGFTDLRRGIDGLARIIRFQFHLDPYDKHTLFLFCGKRTDRIKGLLWEGDGFLLLYKRIENGNFRWPRTKDEALEITADQYQMLMQGLEIIARSPIEEVPEPVFSM, from the coding sequence ATGCTCAATGATGGTACAGGATTCAAAAAAGTATACATAGCCACTGGTTTTACGGATCTTCGCAGAGGAATTGATGGTCTTGCCAGAATCATACGTTTCCAGTTTCATCTCGATCCTTATGATAAACATACATTATTCTTGTTTTGTGGCAAGCGTACTGACCGGATAAAAGGACTCCTCTGGGAAGGCGATGGGTTCCTCCTTCTGTACAAGAGGATTGAAAACGGTAACTTTCGATGGCCGCGCACAAAAGACGAAGCGCTGGAGATTACCGCAGACCAGTATCAAATGTTGATGCAGGGCTTGGAAATCATTGCCAGGAGTCCGATTGAAGAAGTTCCGGAGCCGGTGTTTTCCATGTGA
- the istB gene encoding IS21-like element helper ATPase IstB, protein MRLPAFAEAYEKQIDQEAEYGSISFHERLMLLVDAEYDSRHNNNIKRLIKNAKLSDSSAFLGNIDYLPDRHLNRDLLESLADNDYIRQGLNVILIGATGSGKSFIANALGVNACQSGYKTRYIRLVELFSELEAARIQGKYHQVMKQLQKLPLVILDEFLLIPASDQEQRDLLELMEYRCGQASTIFCSQFMPEGWHERLGGSALADSILDRIIPSAYTMQIDGDVSMRQRKRAIKN, encoded by the coding sequence ATGAGGCTGCCTGCCTTCGCGGAAGCTTATGAAAAACAGATCGACCAGGAAGCTGAATACGGCTCCATCTCCTTCCATGAACGTCTCATGCTGTTGGTTGATGCGGAATATGATTCCCGGCATAATAACAATATCAAAAGATTGATCAAGAACGCGAAGCTCTCTGACTCATCTGCATTTCTTGGAAACATTGATTATCTGCCGGACCGGCACCTGAACCGTGATCTTCTGGAAAGCCTGGCTGATAATGACTACATTCGCCAAGGGCTGAATGTCATTCTGATCGGGGCTACAGGTTCCGGCAAAAGCTTTATTGCTAATGCACTGGGAGTCAACGCCTGCCAATCCGGATATAAGACCAGATATATCCGTCTGGTGGAACTGTTCAGTGAACTGGAAGCGGCGAGGATACAGGGAAAATATCATCAAGTGATGAAGCAGCTTCAAAAGCTTCCACTTGTGATTCTTGATGAATTCCTTTTGATCCCTGCCTCCGATCAGGAGCAAAGGGATCTGTTGGAACTGATGGAATACCGCTGTGGCCAGGCCTCCACCATCTTCTGTTCCCAGTTCATGCCGGAAGGCTGGCATGAAAGATTGGGAGGCAGTGCCCTTGCCGATTCCATCCTTGACCGTATTATACCATCTGCCTATACCATGCAGATTGACGGGGATGTTTCTATGCGGCAAAGGAAAAGGGCGATCAAAAACTAA
- a CDS encoding ABC transporter ATP-binding protein — protein MADKLIVKNLEKEYDGEKILKSLSFAVKEGEFLSVLGPSGCGKTTLLRILIGLESQTAGEILLDGKDISRLPAAERGMGIIFQNYALFPNMTVLENVEYALKIRPETKADATQRAKSTLEMIGMSDQLKKRPHHLSGGQQQRVAIARTLALNPSIVLLDEPISALDVENKEIMKRELKDIQKKFHSTMIYITHDQQEAFFLSDRIMVMSSGTIEQLDTPLEIYNNPANEYIQNFVVSHLNILRWRSHQISWNRATGSVVESQPSNDGSHDLCRGSQ, from the coding sequence ATGGCAGACAAATTAATTGTAAAGAACCTGGAAAAAGAGTACGACGGAGAAAAAATCTTAAAATCCCTTTCCTTTGCAGTAAAGGAAGGCGAATTTCTCAGCGTACTGGGTCCCAGCGGCTGCGGAAAAACCACGCTGTTAAGAATACTGATCGGACTGGAATCCCAGACAGCCGGCGAAATACTTTTAGATGGAAAAGACATCAGCAGGCTCCCTGCCGCTGAAAGGGGCATGGGCATCATCTTCCAAAATTATGCGCTTTTCCCAAACATGACCGTATTGGAAAATGTAGAATATGCCCTTAAGATCAGGCCGGAAACAAAAGCAGACGCCACACAGCGGGCCAAAAGTACTCTGGAAATGATAGGCATGAGCGACCAGTTAAAGAAAAGACCCCACCACCTCTCCGGAGGCCAGCAGCAAAGAGTGGCGATTGCCCGGACCCTGGCCTTAAACCCATCCATTGTTTTACTGGACGAACCCATCAGTGCACTGGACGTTGAAAATAAAGAGATCATGAAGCGGGAACTGAAGGACATACAGAAAAAATTCCATTCTACCATGATATACATAACCCATGACCAGCAGGAAGCCTTTTTTCTGTCTGACAGGATCATGGTAATGAGCAGCGGAACCATTGAACAGCTGGACACCCCTCTGGAAATATACAATAATCCTGCAAATGAATACATTCAAAATTTTGTAGTGAGCCATTTGAATATTCTGCGGTGGCGGAGCCACCAAATCTCCTGGAATAGAGCCACAGGATCCGTTGTCGAGAGCCAGCCGTCCAATGACGGGAGCCATGACCTTTGTCGTGGCTCCCAGTAG
- a CDS encoding DEAD/DEAH box helicase → MKLQLYPWQEECLQAWFSHQGRGIVNVVTGAGKTVMALSGMERLSHTSPLPLRVKIIVPQTFLTSQWSKAMQKLAGIPRRDIGFYYGTHKDSPNRPYMIYVVNSARYSLSRHILQDIHNGYAVLLIADECHHYASPENRRIFEFLPHLGKEKKNFYSLGLSATPQTMDYESCLVPSLGPEIYRYTFEDAAAQKNIRPFACFHISLRFTPEESSEYEELSDRLNLSVQRLLDHSPCLKKLEGSQFFHALKRLSHASRCPEPARMAQSVLSLLYQRKSIIYNATSRIQCALRLVEEAAPDSRILIFGERIAQADLLYTELDQKYPGQADRYHSQMDPETAKAALDRYRIGETRILVTCRALDEGFDIPSANIGIVLSSSSAERQRIQRLGRILRNTEGSSIAGLYYLYVQHSSERPDYMERSQLGSAVSFFLSYDSASGQFCHPVYEELTCLVLESLKKQGKPQTVVNECRRCLSLGMLRPDWLMDVQDITSRINAAESVRDQNYWICMKLIALQKYHSINFSKSPRNNSSANQD, encoded by the coding sequence ATGAAGCTGCAGTTATATCCATGGCAGGAAGAGTGCCTGCAAGCATGGTTCAGCCATCAAGGCCGGGGAATCGTAAACGTGGTGACCGGAGCGGGAAAAACCGTCATGGCCCTGTCCGGCATGGAGCGGCTCAGCCATACTTCCCCTCTCCCCCTCCGCGTAAAGATCATAGTACCCCAGACCTTCCTCACCTCCCAGTGGAGCAAGGCCATGCAGAAGCTTGCCGGCATTCCCAGAAGGGATATCGGTTTTTATTATGGTACCCATAAAGACTCTCCCAACCGTCCTTACATGATCTATGTGGTCAATTCTGCCCGTTACTCCCTGTCCCGCCACATCCTGCAGGATATACACAATGGATATGCTGTCCTGCTGATCGCCGATGAATGCCATCATTATGCCAGCCCGGAAAACCGGCGGATTTTTGAATTTCTCCCTCACCTCGGAAAAGAGAAAAAGAACTTCTATTCCCTGGGTCTGTCTGCCACGCCGCAGACAATGGACTACGAAAGCTGCCTGGTTCCTTCCCTTGGTCCCGAAATATACAGATATACCTTCGAGGATGCTGCTGCCCAAAAAAACATCCGCCCATTTGCCTGCTTTCATATTTCCCTTCGCTTTACGCCGGAAGAGAGCAGCGAATATGAAGAATTAAGCGACCGTTTAAACCTTTCTGTCCAGAGACTTCTGGATCATTCTCCATGCCTGAAAAAACTGGAGGGATCACAGTTTTTCCACGCCCTGAAACGACTGTCCCACGCTTCCCGCTGTCCGGAACCAGCGCGTATGGCGCAGTCTGTGCTGTCTCTGCTCTATCAGCGGAAGTCCATTATCTATAATGCCACCTCCAGGATCCAGTGTGCACTCCGTCTGGTCGAGGAAGCTGCACCAGATTCCAGGATCCTCATATTCGGCGAACGGATTGCCCAGGCAGACCTGCTGTATACAGAGCTGGATCAAAAATACCCCGGCCAGGCCGACCGCTACCACTCCCAAATGGACCCAGAGACAGCAAAAGCCGCGCTGGATCGTTACCGCATCGGTGAAACCCGTATCCTTGTCACCTGCAGGGCCCTGGATGAAGGCTTTGATATCCCTTCTGCCAATATAGGGATCGTCCTTTCTTCCTCCTCGGCAGAACGCCAGCGCATCCAGCGCCTTGGGCGTATCCTGCGCAATACCGAAGGCAGCTCCATTGCAGGACTTTACTATCTCTACGTCCAACATTCCAGCGAACGGCCTGATTACATGGAAAGATCACAGCTGGGCAGCGCTGTATCCTTTTTTCTTTCCTATGACTCCGCATCCGGCCAGTTCTGCCACCCTGTCTATGAAGAACTCACATGTCTGGTCCTGGAAAGCCTGAAAAAACAAGGAAAGCCACAGACGGTCGTAAATGAATGCCGCCGATGCCTTTCCCTTGGTATGCTGCGCCCTGACTGGCTGATGGATGTGCAGGATATTACGTCCAGAATAAACGCCGCAGAGTCGGTCAGAGACCAGAATTATTGGATTTGCATGAAATTAATCGCATTGCAGAAATACCATTCTATAAATTTTAGCAAATCACCGCGCAACAACAGTAGCGCAAATCAGGATTAA
- a CDS encoding BREX system ATP-binding domain-containing protein produces MVEEYSMEDFGRDTREETPYMQLTECMAPDDGSMLEELSAGVSFLTDFWQEKYLQEYITEGGSKIKFVSGRKGSGKSHLLKLTAHLAEQENYVTATFSAKDIWIHDFREIYVEVLRQSDLLACLERCSYKIIENCGFDYREVPEDMTFMDYLSRENMADAITRREIRLQLKSMFLENPLIDNNFALACSLLTGGILGHPLLEEQNKELLLGWLAGDRSVKITSLRSLGLSPARITRVNARHMLRSLAQVIHMAGYSGLLVTVDDMEILLSRSSLEPLHYTKLKREDTYESIRQLIDDIDTLKNIMFIFAFDRELLDNDKAGIKSYQALWMRIQSEIVSQRFNRFTDIVDMDRLAAQEYTEAVAEDMWEKLARCADRGGIRAAAVDREKIKEILIQSKVGAIGIPGLINRAVLGGEE; encoded by the coding sequence ATGGTGGAGGAATATAGCATGGAGGATTTCGGGAGAGATACCCGGGAAGAGACACCATATATGCAGCTTACAGAATGTATGGCGCCGGATGACGGCAGTATGCTTGAGGAACTGTCAGCAGGAGTTTCTTTTCTGACAGATTTCTGGCAGGAGAAGTACCTGCAGGAATATATTACGGAAGGCGGAAGCAAGATCAAGTTCGTCAGCGGCCGGAAGGGCAGCGGCAAATCACATTTGCTGAAGTTGACCGCGCACCTGGCAGAGCAGGAAAACTATGTGACTGCGACATTTTCCGCAAAGGATATCTGGATACATGATTTCAGGGAAATTTATGTTGAGGTGCTCAGGCAGAGTGACCTTCTGGCGTGTCTTGAGCGGTGCAGTTATAAGATCATAGAAAACTGCGGATTTGACTACAGGGAGGTTCCGGAGGATATGACATTTATGGATTACCTCTCCAGGGAGAATATGGCGGATGCCATCACCAGAAGGGAAATCCGGCTGCAGCTCAAAAGCATGTTCCTGGAAAACCCTCTGATCGACAATAATTTTGCTCTGGCCTGCAGTCTTTTGACAGGAGGGATACTGGGACATCCCCTTTTGGAGGAACAGAATAAGGAACTGCTCCTGGGCTGGCTCGCAGGAGACAGGAGTGTGAAGATAACATCCCTTCGCTCTCTCGGCCTGTCCCCGGCACGGATCACCAGGGTAAATGCAAGACATATGCTTCGTTCCCTGGCTCAGGTCATTCACATGGCAGGTTATTCGGGACTTTTGGTCACTGTGGATGATATGGAGATCCTTTTGAGCAGATCCAGCCTGGAACCGCTCCATTATACCAAGCTGAAACGTGAAGATACTTACGAGAGCATCCGCCAGTTGATCGATGATATTGATACTCTGAAGAATATTATGTTTATTTTTGCCTTTGACCGGGAACTGCTGGATAACGACAAAGCAGGGATCAAGTCTTATCAGGCTCTTTGGATGCGGATACAGAGCGAAATTGTCAGCCAAAGATTTAACCGTTTTACAGATATTGTGGATATGGACAGACTGGCAGCGCAGGAATATACAGAGGCAGTTGCAGAGGATATGTGGGAAAAGCTGGCAAGGTGTGCAGACAGAGGCGGCATCCGGGCAGCAGCAGTTGACAGGGAGAAGATAAAAGAAATCCTGATCCAGTCAAAAGTGGGCGCCATAGGAATCCCCGGTCTGATAAACAGGGCTGTGCTGGGAGGTGAGGAATGA
- a CDS encoding BREX system ATP-binding domain-containing protein, with product MMFDMEARHVIEALRSGIPSRAVGQYFSEARPKIMKEISQEMDRVCETGKSSGKIIAGKYGEGKTHLLNTVFNLAHSNNMVVSYLSLSKEAPFDKLYLLYQKLVNNTYLPKRLQPGFIQELEKMTPNSPLASEMQLYGGKELETDKLYYLLKSYLNTEDQDEKFLLQADLEGDFITNASLRQIYRRIFQQRVKYNVNFSKTKHAMDYFDFLSHLFVKMGYNGWVILFDETELIGRLGKKTRLKAYRNMGEFLLPGSRLESTYTMFALGASYVEDVVEAKHEFDTLAETFPEDMEPMKTVLGLITDAEQLQPLTKDEIHEILQKLQEFHGRAYGWEPQVSVEELAKATQTGGYLLRTKIRAAIEFLDQMYQYGQAGEAVIGEMETESFEEEIPVLAEEEIV from the coding sequence ATGATGTTTGATATGGAAGCGCGTCACGTGATAGAAGCTTTGCGCTCGGGGATCCCTTCCAGGGCAGTGGGACAGTATTTTTCTGAGGCACGGCCTAAGATCATGAAGGAAATATCCCAGGAAATGGACAGGGTATGTGAGACCGGAAAATCTTCCGGCAAAATAATCGCAGGAAAATACGGAGAGGGAAAGACCCATCTGCTGAACACAGTCTTCAATCTGGCCCATTCCAACAATATGGTAGTTTCCTATCTGTCACTGAGTAAGGAGGCACCCTTTGACAAGCTTTATCTCCTGTACCAGAAGCTGGTGAACAATACATATCTGCCAAAACGTCTGCAGCCGGGATTTATTCAGGAGCTGGAAAAGATGACGCCCAACAGCCCTCTTGCCAGTGAAATGCAGCTCTATGGGGGAAAGGAACTGGAGACGGATAAGTTATATTACCTTCTCAAGTCTTATCTGAATACAGAGGACCAGGATGAAAAATTTCTGCTGCAGGCAGATCTGGAGGGGGATTTTATTACGAATGCGTCCCTGCGCCAGATTTACCGGAGGATTTTTCAGCAGAGAGTAAAATATAATGTAAACTTCAGCAAGACGAAGCATGCAATGGATTATTTTGACTTTTTAAGCCATTTGTTTGTGAAAATGGGGTATAATGGCTGGGTGATCCTTTTTGATGAGACGGAACTGATCGGACGGCTGGGTAAAAAGACAAGATTAAAAGCCTACAGAAATATGGGTGAGTTTCTGCTTCCGGGGAGCCGTCTGGAATCCACATATACCATGTTTGCGCTGGGAGCCTCTTACGTGGAGGATGTGGTTGAGGCCAAGCATGAATTTGATACCCTGGCTGAGACCTTTCCTGAGGATATGGAGCCTATGAAGACGGTGCTGGGGCTGATCACCGATGCGGAACAGCTTCAGCCGCTGACAAAGGACGAGATTCATGAGATCCTGCAGAAACTCCAGGAGTTTCACGGAAGGGCTTATGGATGGGAGCCTCAGGTGTCAGTGGAAGAACTGGCAAAGGCAACGCAGACGGGGGGATACCTTCTGCGGACAAAAATCAGGGCAGCGATCGAATTCCTGGACCAGATGTATCAGTACGGACAGGCCGGGGAAGCGGTGATCGGTGAGATGGAGACAGAGAGTTTTGAGGAGGAGATTCCTGTTCTGGCGGAAGAGGAAATTGTGTAG
- a CDS encoding Wadjet anti-phage system protein JetD domain-containing protein translates to MKRPDLERIKKNRFGYEEILQLSPDLSYEELHGVLEELCEQGVIAPIRKSGKTSFVPQVYREYRKVAEKRDYSYLLPEIRSLHPTLAIDRYLKEPGEFEESRDYVLQLSRLLWQEDERLGRWMSVKEKSYAIWGDEKFLESRQGKAILAFHRLDEEKLRYYHAPEPFFCRVFQPGEKGDVLVLENKDSWYSIGRALREHQEKRIFGISVGLLVYGEGNKITREQEGLSAFLEEMGCRSTGQRIYYAGDIDRAGVGIFYDAKKQNPDLSMEPCLPLYHFMVQRALEEKRVLEKCRDKREIGWKREFLEYFPLPYRSFVQQVLEENRRIPQEILNYQDYRNMCR, encoded by the coding sequence ATGAAACGACCGGACTTGGAAAGGATCAAAAAAAACAGATTCGGATATGAGGAAATATTACAGCTTTCCCCGGATCTGTCATACGAAGAGCTCCATGGAGTATTGGAAGAATTATGTGAACAAGGTGTCATAGCACCGATCAGAAAATCGGGAAAAACATCTTTTGTTCCCCAGGTATACCGTGAATACCGCAAGGTAGCAGAAAAACGGGATTACAGTTATCTCCTTCCGGAAATACGCAGTCTTCATCCAACCCTTGCCATTGACCGGTATCTGAAGGAGCCCGGGGAATTTGAGGAGTCCAGGGACTATGTCCTGCAGCTTAGCCGGCTCCTCTGGCAGGAGGATGAGCGCCTGGGCCGGTGGATGTCTGTGAAAGAGAAATCATATGCCATCTGGGGGGACGAGAAGTTTTTAGAGAGCAGGCAGGGAAAGGCCATTCTGGCTTTCCATCGCCTGGATGAAGAGAAACTACGCTATTATCATGCACCGGAACCCTTTTTCTGCCGTGTTTTTCAGCCCGGGGAAAAAGGGGATGTGTTGGTCCTGGAGAATAAGGACTCCTGGTATTCTATTGGCAGAGCGCTGAGAGAACACCAGGAAAAACGTATTTTCGGAATCTCTGTTGGGCTTTTAGTCTATGGAGAAGGAAATAAGATCACAAGGGAGCAGGAAGGCTTATCTGCATTTCTGGAGGAGATGGGATGCAGAAGCACAGGGCAGAGGATTTATTATGCAGGAGACATTGACCGGGCTGGGGTCGGGATTTTTTACGATGCGAAAAAACAGAATCCGGATTTGTCCATGGAACCATGTCTTCCGCTTTATCATTTTATGGTGCAGCGCGCCCTGGAGGAAAAGCGGGTTCTGGAAAAATGCAGGGATAAAAGGGAAATCGGCTGGAAAAGGGAATTCCTGGAGTATTTTCCGCTGCCATACCGCAGTTTTGTACAGCAGGTGTTGGAGGAGAACAGAAGGATCCCCCAGGAAATTTTAAATTATCAGGATTACAGGAATATGTGCAGGTGA
- a CDS encoding DUF6063 family protein, translating to MLKNALAIYRRLMEKGELDAKTDSELYMDLKNEEVRQILEQFEEELDFRLLDTGTKVYLIPNMDNDVMGYTMKDFRTRISADARMADAYLQSYICILIFYLFYGGKNTNPIQREFIQTKDLLEELDRRMKGYLENEDAAMEAEEVYGVNFLRISQLWDNKQIGDSAARKSKIGTIKRAYAQLEEERLIRILEDGRQIRRTKRMDDLFLYYYLDEERVQEIHGIFAQGE from the coding sequence ATGCTTAAAAATGCACTGGCAATCTACAGAAGATTAATGGAAAAGGGTGAGCTGGATGCAAAAACAGACAGTGAGCTATATATGGATCTGAAAAATGAAGAGGTGCGTCAGATCCTGGAGCAGTTTGAAGAAGAGCTGGATTTCCGGCTCCTGGACACGGGGACAAAGGTTTATCTGATCCCCAATATGGACAATGATGTGATGGGATATACCATGAAGGACTTCCGCACCAGGATCTCTGCTGATGCCAGGATGGCAGATGCGTATCTGCAGAGCTATATCTGTATATTGATCTTTTATCTCTTTTACGGGGGAAAGAATACAAATCCCATACAGAGGGAATTTATCCAGACGAAAGATTTGCTTGAGGAGCTGGACCGGAGGATGAAAGGTTATCTGGAAAATGAGGATGCTGCCATGGAAGCAGAAGAGGTATATGGAGTGAACTTCCTACGGATATCCCAGCTCTGGGATAATAAACAGATCGGGGACAGCGCGGCCAGAAAGTCAAAAATAGGGACCATAAAACGTGCTTACGCCCAGCTTGAGGAGGAACGCCTCATCCGTATTCTGGAGGATGGAAGGCAGATCCGCAGGACAAAGCGTATGGACGATCTGTTCCTCTATTATTATCTGGATGAGGAACGGGTACAGGAGATCCACGGAATATTTGCGCAAGGAGAATAG